The Amycolatopsis mongoliensis genome includes a window with the following:
- a CDS encoding DoxX family protein, producing MVRAVLGFVLYAHATQKAVGWFHGPGMAKAAAIFEGLGQHPGRRMAATAVLCELVAAVLLAVGLATPLGAAVGAGTMLVAAVATNLKAGARWNTAGGGEYPLVLAVVVVALGFTGPGRWSVDAVLGVPSAAGDVRIGLAVVVVAALAASVPILRTTRAVRA from the coding sequence GTGGTGCGGGCGGTGCTCGGATTCGTTTTGTACGCCCACGCCACGCAGAAGGCGGTGGGGTGGTTCCACGGGCCGGGCATGGCGAAGGCCGCCGCGATCTTCGAAGGCCTCGGTCAACACCCTGGACGGCGAATGGCCGCCACGGCTGTGCTGTGCGAACTGGTCGCCGCCGTCCTCCTCGCCGTGGGACTCGCCACTCCGCTCGGCGCCGCCGTCGGTGCGGGCACGATGCTGGTCGCGGCCGTGGCCACGAATCTCAAAGCGGGCGCCCGGTGGAACACCGCCGGCGGCGGCGAGTACCCGCTGGTGCTCGCGGTGGTCGTCGTGGCGCTCGGTTTCACCGGTCCTGGGCGCTGGTCGGTGGACGCTGTTCTCGGAGTGCCGTCCGCCGCCGGAGATGTCCGCATCGGTCTGGCCGTCGTAGTGGTGGCCGCCCTGGCGGCTTCCGTGCCGATCCTGCGTACCACTCGCGCCGTCCGGGCGTAG
- a CDS encoding FAD synthetase family protein, translating into MELSERSTKTVQDQAFTVSSIDDADHRTRSIAIGCFDGVHLGHRDVISGCDTVLTFAPHPLRVLRPSQAPPLLTGHARKLAKLSALGVREVVIIPFDTSWASQTAETFVDEILVGTLNASHVSVGFNFRFGARGAGTAGRLREDRRFGTRVVPAVTAGPVVVSSTVIRSLVERGKLTQAAKLLGAPLVQPATIRKDRTLHFAPDLAVPADGVHVCQVDGVLTQVSFTGRPRILDAAEAWETKTGEVIVTFPG; encoded by the coding sequence GTGGAGCTGTCCGAACGATCTACCAAGACGGTGCAGGACCAGGCCTTCACGGTCTCGAGCATCGACGACGCCGACCATCGCACGCGCTCCATCGCGATCGGCTGCTTCGACGGCGTGCACCTGGGTCATCGGGACGTGATCAGCGGGTGCGACACCGTCCTCACCTTCGCGCCGCACCCGCTTCGGGTTCTCCGGCCGAGCCAGGCCCCGCCGCTGCTGACCGGCCACGCTCGGAAGCTGGCCAAGCTCTCCGCGCTGGGAGTCCGTGAGGTCGTCATCATCCCGTTCGACACGTCTTGGGCGAGCCAGACCGCCGAAACCTTCGTGGACGAAATCCTGGTCGGAACGCTGAACGCGAGCCACGTCTCGGTCGGGTTCAACTTCCGGTTCGGCGCCCGCGGTGCGGGCACGGCGGGCCGGCTCCGGGAGGACCGGCGGTTCGGGACCCGGGTCGTCCCCGCCGTCACCGCCGGGCCGGTGGTCGTGTCGTCGACGGTCATCCGTTCCCTCGTCGAACGCGGCAAGCTGACGCAGGCGGCGAAGCTGTTGGGAGCTCCTCTCGTGCAGCCGGCGACGATCCGGAAAGATCGCACCCTCCACTTCGCACCAGATCTCGCCGTTCCGGCTGACGGCGTGCACGTCTGCCAGGTGGACGGTGTCCTCACCCAGGTGTCGTTCACCGGCCGGCCACGCATCCTCGATGCCGCCGAAGCATGGGAAACGAAGACAGGCGAGGTGATCGTCACCTTTCCGGGGTGA